The following coding sequences are from one Calypte anna isolate BGI_N300 chromosome 18, bCalAnn1_v1.p, whole genome shotgun sequence window:
- the FOXJ1 gene encoding forkhead box protein J1 has protein sequence MADWVLKDKGKGSTKPSTNLDDSLTSLMWLKDFSVRDTNMAKPPWISGSPDPLDCQMIPSFAAPCSPLAADPACMGMPHTPCKPISSSTSRTAHHTVPMYPQLAEDIDYKTNPHVKPPYSYATLICMAMEASEKPKITLSAIYKWITDNFCYFRHADPTWQNSIRHNLSLNKCFIKVPREKGEPGKGGFWKLDPQYADRLKNSALKKRRMSPVQIHPAFTKKAQQEAQCDATLAASACTSNNILNVNLESQKLLKEFEEIISNKNWNPADGKAGQKRKQLSPNRTAKVARLANPALLTQEEQSEMGSLKGAFDWEAIFDTNLNGDFSSFGDLELPPPISPITHDLDLAVSEQHADCPQGQEQVLTEPNHNNLDFDETFMATAFLQDPWDEGTNDCLANAVNIEQVFEFSNTSLTEGGHDWTSLL, from the exons ATGGCTGATTGGGTGCTGAAGGACAAAGGGAAGGGCAGCACAAAGCCCTCAACCAACCTGGATGACAGCCTGACCAGCCTCATGTGGCTGAAGGACTTCTCGGTCAGGGACACCAACATGGCCAAGCCCCCCTGGATCTCTGGCAGCCCAGACCCCCTCGACTGTCAAATGAtccccagctttgctgcccCCTGCTCACCCCTGGCTGCAGACCCGGCCTGCATGGGTATGCCCCACACTCCCTGCAAGCCCATCTCCTCTTCCACCTCGAGGACAGCGCATCACACCGTGCCCATGTACCCTCAGCTGGCAGAGGACATCGACTACAAGACCAACCCGCACGTCAAGCCACCCTACTCCTATGCCACCCTCATCTGCATGGCAATGGAAGCCAGTGAGAAGCCCAAAATCACGCTCTCTGCCATCTACAAGTGGATTACGGACAACTTCTGCTATTTCCGACACGCCGATCCCACCTGGCAG AACTCCATCCGGCATAACCTCTCCTTAAACAAGTGCTTCATCAAGGTGCCCCGGGAGAAGGGTGAGCCTGGGAAAGGAGGGTTTTGGAAGCTTGACCCCCAGTATGCTGACCGGCTCAAGAACAGTGCCCTCAAAAAGAGGAGGATGTCCCCAGTGCAGATCCACCCAGCCTtcacaaaaaaagcccagcaagAAGCACAGTGTGATGCCACCCTGGCTGCTTCAGCTTGCACCTCCAATAACATCCTCAACGTCAACCTGGAGtcacagaagctgctgaaagagTTTGAAGAAATCATCAGCAACAAGAACTGGAATCCAGCAGATGGCAAAGCAGGGCAGAAGAGGAAGCAGCTCTCGCCCAACAGAACAGCCAAGGTGGCTCGGCTTGCCAACCCTGCCTTGCTGAcccaggaggagcagagtgAGATGGGATCCTTGAAAGGTGCCTTTGACTGGGAAGCCATCTTTGACACCAATCTGAACGGAGACTTCTCCTCTTTTGGGGATCTGGAACTTCCACCCCCCATCAGCCCCATAACACACGACCTGGACTTGGCTGTATCCGAGCAGCACGCTGACTGTccccaggggcaggagcaggtCCTCACCGAGCCCAACCACAACAACCTGGACTTTGATGAAACCTTCATGGCCACTGCTTTCCTGCAGGATCCCTGGGATGAAGGGACAAACGATTGCCTCGCCAACGCTGTCAACATAGAGCAGGTGTTTGAATTCAGTAACACCTCTTTGACAGAGGGTGGGCACGACTGGACATCTCTCTTGTAA